In one Lolium rigidum isolate FL_2022 chromosome 3, APGP_CSIRO_Lrig_0.1, whole genome shotgun sequence genomic region, the following are encoded:
- the LOC124696079 gene encoding uncharacterized protein LOC124696079: protein MAEKLLCPTLSWSDIPLELAGLVLRLLPAYADRARFAAVCPQWRAAAQLITVPPPVPLLALPDGTFYSLPCTEPFRFAGCGFAGFKSACGSWLVFPRDDGCFLVNPFSRATVTLPALSSVRLYPADADVSHIPVDPLRFTWLHIKDKNPQLSKLMMCSPNLVAAFVNHQGLGQILVCQPRASSWSVRAYDTCKGFEDMAFYQGRLFILSHHEHLSVVDISQDETTGDPYVSRIVRIIKGNPFPLFPSEDNARVDKKLYLVESRGALLMVRRKVCSRRILDKFVIARNKFEIFQADLKQPGWVNKTTLGDDQVLFLGRRCSQIVPVSQYGLLGDRICFLDDDEEYFNGRCYEDENASVGVYDVIGQVVSFPLPTVSWKRDGMCLATWLLPQN from the coding sequence ATGGCGGAGAAGCTTCTGTGCCCGACGCTGTCGTGGTCAGACATCCCACTGGAGCTGGCCGGCCTGGTGCTCCGCCTCCTGCCCGCGTACGCCGACCGTGCTCGCTTCGCCGCGGTCTGCCCCCAGTGGCGCGCTGCTGCGCAGCTGATCACGGTGCCGCCGCCGGTGCCACTGCTCGCTCTTCCTGATGGAACTTTCTACAGCCTCCCCTGCACCGAGCCCTTCCGCTTTGCCGGCTGCGGCTTCGCGGGGTTCAAGAGCGCCTGTGGTAGCTGGCTCGTCTTCCCGCGTGATGATGGATGCTTCCTGGTCAACCCCTTCTCCAGGGCCACTGTAACGCTCCCTGCTCTGTCCAGCGTCCGGCTCTACCCCGCCGATGCTGATGTGAGCCACATACCTGTGGACCCCCTTAGGTTCACATGGCTGCATATCAAGGACAAGAATCCCCAGTTGAGTAAGCTAATGATGTGCTCGCCTAACCTGGTCGCTGCATTCGTCAACCATCAAGGCCTTGGTCAGATTCTAGTGTGTCAGCCAAGGGCTTCCTCGTGGTCAGTTCGAGCCTATGATACGTGTAAAGGATTTGAAGATATGGCGTTCTACCAGGGAAGGCTCTTCATCCTTTCTCACCATGAGCATCTCTCTGTTGTAGACATCAGCCAGGACGAAACCACTGGTGATCCATATGTTTCTCGGATTGTACGGATCATCAAGGGCAATCCCTTTCCTTTGTTTCCGTCTGAAGACAATGCTAGGGTCGATAAGAAGCTCTACCTGGTTGAATCGCGTGGTGCATTGCTAATGGTTCGCAGGAAGGTTTGCTCCAGAAGGATACTTGATAAATTTGTGATTGCACGGAACAAGTTTGAGATTTTTCAGGCTGACCTCAAGCAGCCAGGGTGGGTCAATAAGACGACCTTAGGGGATGACCAGGTTCTTTTTCTAGGCCGAAGGTGCTCCCAAATTGTTCCTGTCTCACAGTATGGGTTGCTGGGAGACCGCATCTGCTTtttggatgatgatgaggagtatTTCAATGGCCGCTGTTACGAGGATGAGAATGCTTCCGTTGGTGTCTATGATGTGATTGGCCAAGTGGTTTCCTTCCCTCTTCCAACCGTCTCTTGGAAGCGCGACGGGATGTGTCTCGCAACCTGGCTACTCCCTCAAAACTGA